The segment GGTCTGGGGCCGCGGACGCGTGACGCGCTCGACTCCGTTGCGGACATTGCCCGTTCCGACACCGACGGCGTGTTTCTCCGGCGCTGACAGGACAGGGTCCCCGCCATGGTCCACAATTGACGCGTGAGTGCCACGGACGAGATCGAGACCGAACCCCAGACGGACCTGCCGTCTGCCCTGCCTGCAGAGACAGTGGACCCCGACGAGACAGCCGACCTGCCCGTCGACCGCTATTTCAACCGTGAGCTCAGCTGGCTCGACTTCAATTCGCGCGTGCTCGCGCTGGCCGAGGATGTCTCGCTGCCGCTGCTGGAGCGCGCCAAGTTCCTTGCGATCTTCGCCTCCAACCTCGACGAGTTCTTCATGGTCCGCGTCGCGGGCCTCAAGCGCCGCGACGAGACCGGCCTCTCGGTCCGGTCGGCGGACGGCCGGTCGCCGCGCGAACAGCTGCAGATGATCGCCCTCCGCAGCCAGAAGGTGTCGAGCAGGCATGCTCGAGTCTTCCGCGAGTCGGTGCTGCCCGCGCTGACCGCCGAGAACATCAAGATCATCGGCTGGGACGACCTGAGCGCCGTGCAGCGCACCAAGATGCAGGAGCACTTCCACAACGAGCTGTTCCCGATCCTGACACCGCTCGCGGTGGATCCGGCCCACCCGTTCCCCTACATCTCGGGGCTGAGCCTGAACCTCGCGGTCACGGTCCGGGACCGCACGGAAGGCGGCGAGCACTTCGCGCGCGTGAAGGTGCCCGACAATGTGAGCCGGTTCGTCCGCGTCGACCAGCTGGTGCCGTCGCCCGCCGCGAGCGACGACAACGAGGCCCCGCGCCCGACGCTGTTCCTCCCCGTGGAGAACCTCATCGCCGCGAACCTGTCGGAGCTCTTCCCCGGCATGGACATCGTGGAGCATCACGTCTTCCGCGTCACGCGCAACGCGGACTTCGAGGTCGACGAGGACCGCGACGAGGACCTCCTGCAGGCCTTGGAACGCGAACTGGCCCGCCGTCGTTTCGGCTCGCCCGTGCGGCTCGAGGTCGGCGACGACATGACCGAGCACATGCTGGAGCTGCTGCTGCGCGAGCTCGACGTGGACCCGGCGGACGTGGTCGCCATCCCCGGGCTGCTGGACCTGACGTGCCTGTGGCAGATCTACGGCGTCGACCGGCCGCTGCTGAAGGAACGCCCCTTCGTTCCCGCCACGCACCCCGCGTTCGGTGAGCGCGAGACGCCGAAGAGCATCTTCTCCACGCTCCGCGACGGCGACGTCCTGGTGCAGCACCCGTACGACTCGTTCTCCACCAGCGTTCAGCGGTTCATCGAGCAGGCCGCCGCGGACCCGCAGGTCCTCGCCATCAAGCAGACGCTGTACCGCACGTCGGGCGACTCCCCGATCGTCCGCGCGCTGATCGACGCCGCCGCCGCGGGCAAGCAGGTCGTCGCCCTGGTGGAGCTCAAGGCCCGCTTCGACGAGCAGGCCAACATCAAGTGGGCGCGCACGCTGGAGCAGGCGGGCGTGCACGTGGTGTACGGCCTCGTCGGGCTCAAGACGCACTGCAAGACGTGCCTGGTGATCCGCCGCGAAGGCTCCACCCTGCGCCGCTACTGCCACATCGGCACCGGCAACTACAACCCCAAGACCGCGCGCCTCTACGAGGACGTGGGCCTGTTCACCGCGGCGCCCGAGATCGGCTCGGACCTGACGGACCTGTTCAACACGTTGACCGGGTACTCGCGCAAGCAGGAGTACCGCAACCTGTTGGTGGCGCCGCACGGCATCCGGACCGGGATCATCGACCGCATCAACGCCGAGATCCTGGCGCGTCGGGCGGGCGACGAGCGCGCTTGGGTGCGGTTGAAGGCGAACGCCCTCGTCGACGAGCAGGTCATCGATGCGCTGTACCGCGCCTCGCAGGCCGGCGTTCCGGTGGAGGTCGTGGTGCGCGGCATCTGCGCCCTCCGCCCCGGTGTGGAGGGACTCAGCGAGAACATCGTGGTCCGGTCGATCCTCGGCCAGTTCCTGGAGCACTCGCGCATCCTGCAGTTCGGGTCGCAGAACGAGTACTGGATCGGCAGCGCCGACATGATGCACCGCAATCTGGACCGGCGCGTCGAGGTGATGGTGCAGGTCCGTGACCGTCGGCTGGCCGCCGATCTGGAGGACATCTTCGTGTCCGCTCTGGATCCCCGCACCCGGTGCTGGGAACTCCAGGCCGACGGCAGTTGGCAGGCGCAGCCAGCCGCGGGCGAGCAGGTCCGCGATCACCAGCGGCAGATGATGATCCGTCAGCGCCATCACGCCGATCCGGCCAAGCCCTGATGGGTCGTCCGACACGCACGGTCTGGGCCGGAGGCGGAGTCCTCTGGAAGTCCAGCAAGTCCGCCGGGGTCAAAGTGGCGCTGGTGCACCGGCCCCGGTACGACGACTGGTCGCTGCCGAAGGGCAAAGCCGAGCCGGGTGAGATCCTGCCGGTGACGGCGGCCCGCGAACTCGTCGAGGAGACCGGGTACGAGGTCCGCATCGGTCATCATCTGCAGACAGTCGCCTACCGACTCGGTTCGGGAACTCCCAAGCGCGTGGGCTACTGGGCGACGGAGGCCGTCGGCGGCGGCTTCAAGACGAGCCACGAATGCGACGACCTCAAGTGGCTGTCGGTGCCCGACGCGATCACCAAGGTCAGCTACGACGCCGATCGTTCGGTGCTGCACACCTTCGCGGCCCGCCCGGTCCGCGACCTGCACACGACGATCCTGGTGCGGCACGCGTGGGCGGGGACATCGGAGGAATGGGACGGCGACGACCGTCTGCGGCCGCTCGACGACTGCGGTGAGCAGCAGGCGGCCGCGTTGCGCGAACTGATCCCCCTCTTCGGCGGGCACCGGTTGCACGCCGCCGATCGGACCCGCTGCGTGCAGACGCTCACGCCGCTGGCCGAGTCGCTCCGCACCGACATCAAGCTGGAGCCGACGCTGTCCGAGGAGGCCTTCGCCGCCGACCCCGCGGCCGGGTACGAGCGGATGCGCCGGATCGGCCGCAAGACCGGCTCCATCCACGTCGTCTGCAGTCAGGGCGGCGTGATCCCCGGACTGCTGCGGCGGTGGGCGGCGGTCGACGGCGTCGGCCTGCCCGCGTCCGACAATCTCAAGGGAAGCGTCTGGATCCTCACCACCCGCGACGGCGATCTGGTGGCGGCCGATCACATCCCGAGTCCACTCGTCCGGTGACCGCTCTCCCGCGTTGAGACGGGTTCGGCCCCTGCTCGCACTCAGCGAGCAGGGGCCGAACTCTTCTCCAGTACCCTGTGGCGGCAGTCTGATTCGTTAGGCGTCCTTCTTCGGGGTCGTCTTCTTCGCAGCGGTCTTCTTGGCCGCGGTCTTCTTCGCGGCGGTCGTCTTGGCTGCCGTCTTCTTGGCGGGCGTCGCCTTCTTGGCAGCCGCGGTCTTCTTCGCGGGCGTCGCCTTCTTCGCCGCGGTCTTCGTGGCCGGTGCCGCCTTCTTGGCCGCGGTCGTCTTCTTCGCGGGAGCGGCCTTCTTCGCAGCCGTGGTCTTCTTGGCCGCCGTGGTCTTGGCCGCCGTGGTCTTGGCCGCCGTGGTCTTCTTCGCAGCGGTCTTCTTCGCGGCCGTCGCCGTCTTGGCAGCCGTCTTCTTCGCAGCCTCGGCGGGCTCGGCGGCCGAGGCTCGCTTCACTGCGGGCTGGCCCACTTTGAGCTTCTGCTTGCCGGAGACGATCGCCTTGAACTGAGCGCCCGGACGGAACGCCGGGATCGACGTCGCCTTGACCTTGACGGTCTCGCCGGTGCGCGGGTTCCGCGCGACGCGTGCTGCGCGTCGTCGTTTCTCGAAGACACCGAAGCCGGTGATCGTGACGCTCTCGCCCTTGTTGACGGCGCGCACGATGGCGTCGATCGTCTGCTCGACGAAACTGGTCGCGGTCTTCCTGTCGGCATCGAGGCGTTTTGTCAGTTCCTCGATGAGTTCTGCCTTGTTCATCCGTACCTCCGCAGGTATTGAACTGGCCGGGTCGAGCCAGCTAGTCCTCACGGTAAACGGATTACGACGGGATTTAGGCCAACCAGTGCAAATTCGTGCGAGAAGTTCGGCCGCAGAACAGAACACTCACGGCGCGAGTCGAAATCGACTCTCGCCGTGAGTGTCCCGTATGTCCAGACGCCGATGTCAGGGCAGTGTCGTCGGTTTGAACGACGGGCGGCTCTTCTCGTACTCGGCGATCGCATCGGTCTGGCGGAGGGTGAGACCGATGTCGTCGAGTCCCTCCATCAGCCGCCAGCGCGTGTAGTCGTCGATCTGCATCGGCACCACGAGGTCGCCCGCAGTGACGGTCTTGGCGTCGAGGTCGACGGTGATCTCCAGACCCGGCTCGGCTTCGAGTCGCTTCCAGATCAGCTCGACGTCGGACTGCGCCACCTCGGCGGCGACGAGCCCGGCCTTGCCGGAGTTGCCGCGGAAGATGTCGGCGAAGCGCGACGAGATCACCACGCGGAAGCCGAAGTCCATGAGCGCCCAGACGGCGTGCTCGCGGGAGGAGCCGGTGCCGAAGTCGGGGCCGGCCACCAGGACCGAGCCGTGACTCCAGGGCTCGTTGTTGAGGATGAAGTCGGGGTCGCCGCGCCAGCCTGCGAAGAGTCCGTCCTCGAAGCCCGTGCGGGTGACGCGCTTGAGGTAGACGGCGGGGATGATCTGGTCGGTGTCGACGTTGCTGCGCTGCAGCGGAACTCCGACACCGGTGTGGGTGATGAACGGTTCCATGTTCTGGTCCTTCTCCGGTGCGGGTGGCTAGTCGAGGTCGGCAGGGGCCGCGAGGGTGCCGCGCACGGCGGTCGCGGCGGCGACGGCGGGCGACACCAGATGGGTGCGGCCGCCCTTGCCCTGACGTCCCTCGAAGTTGCGGTTCGACGTCGACGCGCACCGCTCGCCGGGGGCCAGCTGGTCCGGGTTCATGCCGAGGCACATCGAGCAGCCGGCCATGCGCCATTCGGCACCGGCGGCAGTGAAGATCTCGCCCAGGCCCTCTTCCTCGGCCTGCGCCCGGACCTTCATGGAGCCGGGAACGACGAGCATGCGAATGCCCTCCGCCACGGTGCGGCCCTTGAGGACCTCGGCGACGGTGCGGAGGTCTTCGATGCGACCGTTGGTGCACGAGCCGACGAAGACCGTGTCCACCTTGATGTCACGCAGCGGGGTGCCCGGCGTCAGATCCATGTACTCCAGGGCGCGGGCGGCGGCGAGCGACTCCGTCTCGTCGACGATGTCGGCCGGATCCGGGACGCTCGCACCCAGCGGCAGCCCCTGACCGGGGTTAGTGCCCCAGGTGACGAACGGGGTCAACTCGGAGGCGTTGATATGGACCTCGCGGTCGAAGACGGCGTCGGCGTCGGTCTTCAGCGAGTCCCAGTACTCGACGGCGGCGTCCCAGTCGTCGCCCTGCGGCGCGTGCGGGCGGCCCTTCAGGAACTCGTAAGTGGTCGCGTCGGGGGCGATCATGCCCGCGCGGGCGCCGGCCTCGATCGACATGTTGCAGATGGTCATCCGGGCTTCCATCGACAGCTTCTCGATGGCCGGGCCGCGGTACTCCAGGACGTGCCCCTGGCCGCCGCCGGTGCCAATCTTGGCGATGACGGCGAGGATCAGGTCCTTGCTGGTGACGCCGACCGGCAGTTCCCCGTCGACGGTGATCGCCATGGTCTTGAACGGGCGCAGCGACAGCGTCTGGGTGGCCATCACGTGCTCCACCTCGGAGGTGCCGATGCCCATCGCGAGCGCGCCGAAGGCGCCGTGGGTGGACGTGTGGCTGTCGCCGCAGACCACCGTCATGCCGGGCTGCGTCAGGCCCAGCTGCGGGCCGACGACGTGCACGATGCCCTGTTCCTTGTCACCCATCGGGTACAGCCGGACACCGAACTCCTCGCAGTTCTTGCGGAGGGTCTCCACCTGGAGGGCGGACACCTGGTCGGCGATGGGGCTGAAGATGTCGACCGTCGGGACGTTGTGGTCCTCGGTCGCGATGGTGAGGTCGGGGCGGCGCAGCTTGCGGCCCGCCATCCGGAGTCCGTCGAAGGCCTGGGGGCTGGTCACCTCGTGCACCAGGTGCAGGTCGATGTAGATCAGGTCGGGGTTGTAGTTGCCGCTCGCGTCGGCCTCGCCCGGGACGACGACGTGACTGTCCCAGACCTTCTCGGCCAGCGTGCGCGGTTTTCCGGCGCTCTGCGTCATGAGCTCACTCGCATCTTCTAGTAGTTGCCGCTCGTCCGGGCTGGGGACTCGCGACCGGGCCTGCGCCCGTGGACTTTCAATCTCAGTATATGGACGGTTAATATCGTCCTATGGGAAAGGATAGCGGAATCGGCGTGCTGGACAAATCTGTGATGATCCTCCACGTCGTCGCCGGGCAGCCGTGCAATCTGGGCGAGCTGTGCGATGCCACCGGACTGCCGCGCGCCACCGCGCATCGACTGGCGGTCGGACTGGAGGTCCACCAGCTCGTCGCCCGCGACGAGTCGGGCCGCTGGATCCCCGGCCCCACCCTGGGTCGACTGGCCGCGAACGCCCGCGACATCGTCCGCGAGGCCGGACTCATGGTGCTCCCCCGCCTCCAGGAGACCACCGGCGAGTCCGTTCAACTCTATCGCCGCGAAGGCGCCGAACGCGTCTGCATCGCGGCGGCAGAACCGCCCACCGGGCTGCGCGACACCGTCCCCGAAGGATCCCGACTCCCCATGTCCGCGGGCTCGGCCGCCAAGGTCCTCGCCGCCTGGGCCGACCCGGACACCGTGCGCACCCTGCTGGCCGACGCCGTCTACACCGAACGCTCTCTCGTCGAGATCCGCCGTCGCGGGTGGGCACAGAGCGTCGCCGAACGCACCGCGGGCGTCGCCAGCATCTCCGCCCCGGTCCGCGACGCCAACGGTGCAGTGGTCGCCGCCGTGTCCATCTCCGGCCCCATCGACCGCCTCGGCCGGCGACCCGGCGAGAAGTGGGCCGCCGATGTCATCGCCGCCGCCGACGCCATCAGCGCCCGCCTCACCTCGTCGGCGCGGAACTGACGACTGCGCCCGGGACACCAGATCCTGTACAGCGGTATAGCCGGGGCGCTAGCGTCACCAGAATGGGAATCAATCAGCGTTCGGCCATCGTGATGTCCGACGACGAGACCACGACATTCATCGAGCAGCACCGGATCGCCAACCTCGGCACCTACGGCAAGACCGGCATTCACCTCACCGCCATGTGGTACGCAGTGCTCGACGGTGAGATCTGGTTCGAGACCAAGGCCAAGTCGCAGAAGGTCGTCAACCTGCGCCGCGATCCCCGCGCGACCGTCCTCATCGAGGCCGGTGACACCTACGATCAACTCCGCGGAGTCAGCATCGAGGGCTCGGTCGAGATCTTCGACGACCCCGCCACCGCCCTCCGAGTCGGCATCAGCGTCTGGGAGCGCTACAACGGGCCGTACACCGACGACCTGAAGCCCGCCGTCGAAGCGATGATGAACAAGCGCGTCGCCGTCCGCGTCGTTCCGTCCCGCATCCGCTCGTGGGATCACCGCAAGCTCGGCCTGCCCGCCATGCCCGTCGCCGGGACCACGGCGGAGTGGCTGAACGACTGAGCTTCTGATCACGCGGTGAAATCTTCGTCCCCGTGGGGGCGGTTGTCGGGCAATACGTCCGGCAGTCGCCGTCACGGGGACGAAGTTGTCGGAGCGAGACTCCCGATCTCGGCGTAGACATCGCCGTCGCGCGTCACCCAGACGGCGGCCCCGTCGCGCAGTTCCGGCGTCAGCGTGCGGACCGACGCTTTTCCGACGTGCCCGTACACCGGCCACAGCGTGAACCGGTATCCGGCCAAGTCCGTCTGCACTGCGTCGGCGAGGTGCACGGTCGCCTCTGCCGCACCGTCGTCCAGGCAATATCCGCGTCCGATCGCGAAGGCGTCGGGCCCCGACATGCCGATCGCGATGCAGTCCTCGAAGGTGTGCTCCCAGTACCAGTCGACGTCGTCAGCATCCACCACGCGTACTGTTCCCGTCGGCGCCTCGTAGAGGTGCGCGAGGTCGCGGGTGACGGCCTCCGCCGCCATCGCCCACGCGTTCGGCATGGCTGCTGTCGAGGCGGCGAGGGACATGACCGGAGTGTAGGTCGACGCGGACGTCCGCAGCGCAGTTCCTGCACCACTTCTCGCCGAGCCGCACCACTTCCCTCCCAGTCGCACCACTTCCCTCCCAGTCGCACCAGTTGTGTTTCCCGCACTCGGTCGCGACCGAGTGCGGGAAACGGAAGTGGTGCGGGAGGGTGCGAAGTGGCGCGGGACCCAGCGTGCGTTCCGGTGGCCTCGATACGCGACGGTGCTCGCAAGCTCGCATCGGCGCACTCGACCGACCTGGGGGCCGGCCCCGACGGGACTCCGTCGCTTCGCTCCTCCTCGAATCGCTCTGTGCCCTTCTTCATGCCCGCGGATCTTGGGGTTCGTCGCTACTTCCTCACCCAGCTCGGCCCCGACGGGACTCCGTCGCTTCGCTCCTCCTCGAATCGCTCTGCTGAATTTACAAATGGAGGAAGGCCCCCGGCTCGCTTAGCGAGCCGGGGGCCTTCCTCCATTTGTAGCCCCGACGGGATTCGAACCCGCGCTACCGCCTTGAGAGGGCGGCGTCCTAGGCCGCTAGACGACGGGGCCCTAGAACAATTCATTGAATTGTGTTGAGGCACAAAGAGTATCACGCTTTGTGCATCGCTGGGGTACCAGGACTCGAACCTAGAATGGCGGTACCAGAAACCGCTGTGTTGCCAATTACACCATACCCCAAGGGTTTGCTCCGGCCGCGCTCCCGGCGTCTCCGCCGCCCGCTTTCCGAACCGGAAGAAACAATACCAACAACCCCCACCCTAAACACAAATCGGCTGGTCAGAGGGATAAATCAAGGGCTAACGGGGCGTGAACGGTCGTCGGGAGGACGCTCCCAGCGCACCGCGGTCTCGATACGCGTCGATGCTCGCAAGCTCGCAGCGTCGCACTCGACCACCCTGGGGTGGCGAAGCCGAGTCGAAACGAGCCTGCGCGCGGTGTCGGCGACACCGCGCGCAAGCGGACAACGAATCGGACCAGCGAACGACCGTCAGAGAGACGCCGCCAACTCCCGCGCCCGACGCAGACGGGCGAGCGACGACTCGCGACCCAGCAGTTCCATCGACTCGTACAGCGGCGGGCTCACCGCGGCACCGGTCACGCCGACGCGGACCGGCCCGAACGCCTTGCGCGGCTTCAGCTCCAACCCGTCGACGAGCGCGGTCTTCAGCGCCTCCTCGAGGGTGGCGGTGTCCCAGTTCTCGACGGCCTCGCAGGCGGCGATGGTGGCGTCGAGGACGGCGACGGCGTCGGCGCCGAAGTTCTTCTTGACCGACTTCTCGTCGTACTCGAGGTCGGCGTCGGAGACGAACAGGAACTTGATGAGCGGCCAGGCGTCGCTGAGCACCTGGATGCGGGTCTGGACGAGGTCTGCGATGACGGCCCAGCGGGCGTCGTCGACGTCGGCGGGCAGCTGGTCGGCCTTGACGAGGAACGCCTTGAGGCGGCCGGCGAAGTCGGCGGGCTCCAGGCGGCGGATGTGCTCGGCGTTGATCGAGTCCGCCTTGCGCTGGTCGAAGCGGGCCGGGTTCGAGTTGACGTTGCGGACGTCGAACGCCTCGATCATCTCGTCGAGCGTGAAGATGTCGTGGTCGGCGGAGATGCCCCAGCCGAGGAGCGCGAGGTAGTTGATGAGCCCTTCGGGGATGAAGCCGCGGTCGCGGTGGTGAAAGAGGCTCGACTCGGGGTCGCGCTTGGAGAGCTTCTTGTTGCCGTCGCCCATGACGAACGGGAGGTGCCCGAACTCGGGGACCTGCTGCGCGACACCGATGCGCATGAGGGCGCGGTAGAGCGCGATCTGGCGCGGAGTGGACGGCAGGATGTCCTCGCCGCGAAGAACGGTGGTGATGCGCATCATCGCGTCGTCGACGGGGTTGACGAGCGTGTAGAGCGGGTCGCCGTTGCCGCGGGTGAGGGCGAAGTCGGGGACGGTGCCCGCCTTGATGGTGGTGGTGCCGCGGACCAGGTCGTCCCAGGTGATGTCCTCGTCGGGCATGCGGAGGCGGATCACCGGCTTGCGACCCTCCGCCTCGTAGGCGGCGCGCTGCTCGTCGGTGAGGTCGCGGTCGAAGTTGTCGTAGCCGAGCTTGGGGTCGCGGCCGGCGGCCTTGTGGCGCGCTTCGACCTCGTCGTTGGTGGAGTACGCCTTGTAGGCCTCCCCCGTCTCGAGGAGTTTGGCGACGACGTCGAGGTGGATCTGCTTGCGCTCGGACTGACGGTAGGGCCCGTAGGGGCCGCCGACCTCGGGGCCCTCGTCCCAGTCCAGGCCGAGCCAGCGGAGGGCGTCGAGGATGGAGTCGTAGGACTCCTGGCTGTCGCGCGCGGCGTCGGTGTCCTCGATGCGGAAGACGAAGGTTCCGCCGACGTGGCGGGCTTGCGCGAAGTTGAAGAGCGCCGTGCGGGCGAGACCGACGTGCGGGGTTCCGGTGGGTGACGGGCAGAAGCGAACGCGAACGTTTTCAGCACTGGTCATGCAGGTCAGCCTATGTCATCGGGGCGTTTCCGCGCCGTTCGGGTCCCGCAGACTCTTGACTTGGTTGTTCTAGTTGAACTAGAACTAAGTTATGTTGTTTCGCATCGATCCAACGGCCGACACCCCGATCTTCACCCAGATCGCCGACAATGTTCGCGGGGAAGCGGCTGCGGGACGACTGAGCTCCGGGCAACGACTCCCGTCGGCCCGCGAGGTGGCCGGGTCGCTGGGCGTCAACGTGCACACCGTGCTGCACGCCTATCAGGACCTGCGCGACGAGGGACTCGTCGAACTGCGACGCGGCCGCGGCGCGGTCGTGACCGATGCGGCCGACACCCTCGCTTCGATGCACGACGACATCCGAAAACTGGCCGCGAAGGCGGCGAATGCAGGCCTGCCGCCGCAGACGGTGGCGGCCCTGATCCAGGAGGCACTCCGTGAACACAACTGACCGTCGCCCACCGGAAGACTCGACCCGACGCATCGTCGCCTACGTCGGTGTCGGTCTGGTGGTGCCACTGATCTCAGTCCTGGCTTCCGTCATCGCGCAGGTCATCGCCTGGCCGCGGCTCCCCGACCGGATCGCCGTCCATTGGAATGCGTCCGGCGAGGCGAACAATTTCGGGTCCCCGTGGATCCCCCTGGTCATGACCGTCGTGATCGGCCTCGGTCTCCCCGCACTGATCGTGGCCCCCAACCTGCATCCGCTGCGATCCGGCGCGCGCGGGCCGTCGTTCCGGTTGGTCGCTGCGATCGCCGCCGCCACCGCGGCAGGCGTCTCGTACCTCCTGGCGGCGTCGGTCGTCACGCAGACCGACGGTCAGGCCGCCCGCCCCGGCATGATGATCCTCGTCATGATCGCGGTGGCCGCCGTGGTCGGCGTGCTCGGCTGGCTGGTCATTCCCAAGGACCTGCCTCGCGAGACGCGCGCCGCGGATCCACTGCGCCTCGGTCGCGGGGAGAAGGTGGTGTGGATCGGCACCGAGACCATCAGTCGCTGGTTCGCGGGAATCGCGATCGCCGCCCTGATCTTCTCGGGTGTCTTCGTCGTCGGCGCTGCCATCGGCGGCACCGGCGGGCTGGTCTCCGCGATCGTCATCGTGATCGCCGTCGTCCTGGTGATCGCCACCTCGGTCGCGTTCCACGTGCGGATCGACGCCGACGGTCTCAGCGTTCGATCGATCCTCGGCGTCCCGCGCTTCCATGTGCCGGCCGACGACATCGAGCGCGTCGACGTGATCGAGATCCGCGCGATCGGCGACTTCGGCGGCTACGGCATCCGGATGCGCGGCGGCGCACTCGGCGTGATCCTGCGGTCGGGACCGGCGGTCGAGGTGACGCGGCGCAGCAACGGTCGACGATTCGTCGTCACGATCGGTGACGCCGGGACCGCTGCGGCGGCACTGGCGACCGTCGCGACCGCTCAGGCGTGACGATCCGGGTCAGCGATGGCGATCGAGGAAGCCGACGATCGCCGCGTTGACCTCGTCCGGCTGCTCGATGTAGCCGTAGTGCCCGGCCCGCTCCACGACCCGGTACTCGGCCGACGGGATCGCGTCCGCGACCTCCTTGGCGAGGTACGCGGGCAGCGTCCGGTCGTCGGCGAATCCGACCACCAGGCAGGGCGCGGTGATGCCGCGGTACGCCGCGAGGCGGTTCTGTTCGCGGTCGTGCAGCGCCAGCTGGGCGCGGACGCCGGCCGAGCGGGTCTGGCCGCTGAACCCGATGATGTCCAGCCAGTCGCGGGCTGAGCGGTCGTC is part of the Gordonia phthalatica genome and harbors:
- a CDS encoding DUF1648 domain-containing protein encodes the protein MNTTDRRPPEDSTRRIVAYVGVGLVVPLISVLASVIAQVIAWPRLPDRIAVHWNASGEANNFGSPWIPLVMTVVIGLGLPALIVAPNLHPLRSGARGPSFRLVAAIAAATAAGVSYLLAASVVTQTDGQAARPGMMILVMIAVAAVVGVLGWLVIPKDLPRETRAADPLRLGRGEKVVWIGTETISRWFAGIAIAALIFSGVFVVGAAIGGTGGLVSAIVIVIAVVLVIATSVAFHVRIDADGLSVRSILGVPRFHVPADDIERVDVIEIRAIGDFGGYGIRMRGGALGVILRSGPAVEVTRRSNGRRFVVTIGDAGTAAAALATVATAQA